The following coding sequences are from one Melospiza melodia melodia isolate bMelMel2 chromosome 2, bMelMel2.pri, whole genome shotgun sequence window:
- the RASL11A gene encoding ras-like protein family member 11A yields MRLPGMSQPFLLAPIAECPPGPPGAQLRLAVLGARGVGKSAMIVRFLTKRFIGDYEPNTGSLYSRLVHLDGDHVAVQIQDTPGCIQVQEDCVQVLDSLSRCVKWAEGFLLVYSITDYSSYQSIQPLYQHIRKVHPDARTPIIIVGNKADLLHARQVQAKEGLQLADELGSLFLEISTSEDSQGVCDVFQYLCKEISKLQHAGSTDRRRSSIIPRPKSPNMQDLKRRFKQALSSKVK; encoded by the exons ATGCGCCTGCCGGGCatgtcccagcccttcctgctggCGCCCATCGCCGAGTGCCCTCCGGGGCCGCCCGGCGCCCAGCTCCGCCTGGCCGTGCTGGGTGCCCGCGGCGTCGGCAAGAGCG CCATGATCGTGCGGTTCCTGACCAAGCGCTTCATCGGCGACTACGAGCCCAACACAG GCAGCCTCTACTCCCGCCTCGTCCATCTGGACGGGGACCACGTTGCCGTGCAGATCCAAGACACGCCGGGGTGCATTCAG GTGCAGGAGGACTGCGTGCAGGTGCTGGACTCCCTGTCCCGGTGTGTGAAGTGGGCAGAGGGCTTTCTGCTGGTCTACTCCATCACAGACTACAGCAGCTACCAGTCCATCCAGCCTCTGTACCAGCACATTCGCAAGGTGCACCCCGACGCCAGGACTCCCATCATTATTGTGGGGAACAAAGCAGATCTCCTCCATGCCAGGCAAGTGCAGGCAAAAGAGGGACTACAGCTGGCAGATGAactgggcagcctgttcttgGAAATCTCCACCAGTGAGgactcccaaggtgtctgtgatGTCTTCCAGTACCTTTGCAAGGAGATCAGCAAACTACAGCATGCCGGCAGCACGGACAGGAGGCGGTCATCCATCATCCCTCGGCCCAAATCTCCCAACATGCAAGATCTAAAGAGACGTTTCAAACAGGCTTTATCTTCCAAAGTCAAGTAA
- the RPL21 gene encoding large ribosomal subunit protein eL21 translates to MTNTKGKRRGTRYMFSRPFRKHGVVPLATYMRIYKKGDIVDIKGMGTVQKGMPHKCYHGKTGRVYNVTQHAVGIIVNKQVKGKILAKRINVRIEHIKHSKSRDSFLQRVKENERKKKEAKEKGIWVQLKRQPAPPREAHFVRTNGKDPELLEPIPYEFMA, encoded by the exons ATGACGAACACAAAGGGAAAGAGGAGGGGGACGCGTTACATGTTCTCCAGGCCCTTCCGCAAGCATG GAGTGGTCCCTCTGGCTACCTATATGCGGATCTACAAGAAGGGTGACATAGTGGATATCAAG GGCATGGGTACTGTTCAAAAAGGCATGCCCCACAAGTGTTACCATGGCAAGACTGGAAGGGTGTATAATGTTACTCAGCACGCTGTGGGCATTATTGTTAACAAGCAGGTTAA GGGCAAGATTCTGGCCAAGAGAATTAATGTGCGTATAGAGCATATTAAACATTCCAAGAGCAGAGACAGCTTTCTGCAGCGTGTGAaggaaaatgaaaggaagaaaaaggaagcaaAAGAAAAAGGCATTTGGGTTCAGCTGAAACGCCAG CCTGCTCCACCAAGAGAAGCACACTTTGTGAGAACTAATGGCAAGgatccagagctgctggagccaaTTCCTTATGAATTCATGGCATAA